The following proteins are encoded in a genomic region of Arcobacter cloacae:
- a CDS encoding AI-2E family transporter, with amino-acid sequence MKTSYFLISIAIVTIFFMIELFNPFLKSITVAILLTIATSTLTIYLEKRVSSRIFATSVMTIGLAALFFLPILYCIFSFANFFNQLEQQNLIKSLNEIKSFIEQTSSDFIFLNELFTNISSRIDIGKVVQDIFSFSAYLGKNSLKFMVDMILILIFFFFFTLYSTPISSFVKDLLPLKKEDSIILFYESSNVMTVVLYSILVTAILEGFLFGFFVSFFGYDGLLFGVLYGFASLIPVIGGVIMWLPIVIYEASTNSFSNAIIIALYSIIVISIIADTFVKPMIIKYINRRIIKTPTSINELLIFFSIVAGLSTFGFWGMIIGPAMVTFFISIMHLLKKYNDDFKENAS; translated from the coding sequence TTGAAAACTAGCTATTTTTTAATTTCAATAGCAATTGTTACAATTTTTTTTATGATTGAACTTTTCAATCCTTTTTTAAAATCAATAACTGTTGCTATTTTATTAACAATTGCTACTAGCACGTTAACAATCTATTTAGAAAAAAGAGTTTCTAGTCGAATATTTGCAACTTCAGTTATGACAATAGGATTAGCTGCACTTTTTTTCTTACCTATTTTATATTGTATATTTTCATTCGCAAATTTTTTCAACCAATTAGAACAACAAAATTTAATCAAAAGTTTAAATGAAATAAAATCTTTTATAGAACAAACTTCTTCAGATTTTATTTTTTTAAATGAACTCTTCACAAATATTAGCTCAAGAATCGATATAGGGAAAGTTGTTCAAGATATATTCTCTTTTAGTGCTTATTTAGGTAAGAATTCATTAAAATTTATGGTTGATATGATTTTAATTTTAATATTTTTCTTCTTCTTTACTTTATATTCAACACCTATTTCAAGTTTTGTAAAAGATTTATTACCTTTAAAAAAAGAGGATTCAATTATATTATTTTATGAATCATCAAATGTTATGACTGTTGTTTTATACTCTATTTTAGTAACAGCTATACTAGAAGGTTTCTTATTTGGTTTTTTTGTATCATTTTTTGGTTATGATGGATTGTTATTTGGTGTATTATATGGATTTGCTTCACTAATTCCTGTAATTGGAGGAGTTATTATGTGGTTACCTATTGTAATTTATGAAGCTTCTACAAACTCTTTTTCTAATGCTATTATTATTGCTTTATACTCTATTATTGTGATTTCAATTATCGCTGATACTTTTGTAAAACCAATGATTATAAAATATATTAATAGAAGAATAATAAAAACTCCTACAAGTATAAATGAACTTTTAATTTTTTTCTCAATAGTCGCAGGTTTATCAACATTTGGTTTTTGGGGAATGATTATAGGTCCTGCAATGGTAACATTCTTTATATCAATTATGCATTTGTTAAAAAAATATAATGATGATTTTAAAGAAAATGCATCTTAA
- a CDS encoding ferredoxin-thioredoxin reductase catalytic domain-containing protein — MIRKIDTNSEEFQIEFELTKQFTDKVLEEHNLTYNPDDEVNESIQMGLTRNKIIYGKRFCPCFMVIGQTPQEQETSENRLCPCVPALTKEIPSKGSCHCGIFCTKEEAQNIIKENHLHDAVATHDGLNKTECEKLLQKEEINSAELEALIDARNAGVIKFNLVDTREWMEWVGSRIKGTDYLIPTTSFYQAIEQVNNQKDIPTVVYCHSGSRSAYCQRIMLNLGFKSVANLDYGISSYGGERERGDS; from the coding sequence ATGATAAGAAAAATTGACACAAATAGTGAAGAATTTCAAATTGAATTTGAATTAACAAAACAATTTACTGACAAGGTATTAGAAGAACATAATCTAACATACAATCCTGATGATGAAGTTAATGAATCAATTCAAATGGGATTAACAAGAAATAAGATTATTTATGGAAAAAGATTTTGTCCATGTTTTATGGTCATTGGGCAAACACCGCAAGAGCAAGAAACAAGTGAAAATAGACTTTGTCCATGTGTTCCAGCTTTAACAAAAGAGATACCATCAAAAGGTTCATGTCATTGTGGAATTTTCTGTACAAAAGAAGAAGCACAGAATATTATTAAAGAGAATCATTTACATGATGCTGTTGCAACTCATGATGGTTTAAATAAAACTGAGTGTGAAAAGCTATTACAAAAAGAAGAAATCAATTCAGCAGAATTAGAAGCTTTAATTGATGCAAGAAATGCAGGAGTAATTAAATTTAATTTAGTTGATACAAGAGAATGGATGGAGTGGGTTGGTTCAAGAATTAAAGGAACAGATTATTTAATTCCTACAACATCATTTTATCAAGCAATAGAACAAGTTAATAATCAAAAAGATATTCCAACAGTTGTCTATTGTCATAGTGGGAGCAGAAGTGCATACTGTCAAAGAATAATGTTGAATTTAGGGTTTAAGTCTGTTGCGAATTTGGATTATGGAATCTCTTCTTATGGTGGAGAAAGAGAAAGAGGAGATAGTTAA
- a CDS encoding VF530 family DNA-binding protein — MNNNPNNPLHGVKLESILNKLVDYYGWEELGYKINIRCFNFEPSINSSLKFLRKTPWARQKVEKLYLDTFSQK; from the coding sequence TTGAATAACAATCCAAATAATCCACTTCATGGTGTAAAATTAGAATCAATTTTAAATAAATTAGTAGACTATTATGGTTGGGAAGAGTTAGGCTATAAAATTAATATAAGATGTTTTAATTTTGAGCCTTCAATAAATTCTAGCCTTAAATTTTTAAGAAAAACCCCTTGGGCAAGACAAAAAGTTGAGAAACTATATTTAGATACATTTTCTCAAAAATAA